A section of the Sulfitobacter sp. S190 genome encodes:
- a CDS encoding iron ABC transporter permease produces MVLPLAQLLSAGLMADGTLSLAPMRDALDSRSVPRALWNSLESAAISAALSLVAGTVIALLIGLTDLRGKAVLTFLVLIPMMIPPHVTAIAWTQAMGPSSPLLGTLGLAPPPGSPHPLYGRGGVILLLAVQHMPLVFLVILAALRTLPREMAEAARISGAGPRRLLFRVILPLLRPNLLAAYALAFVSALGNFGIPALLGIPGRYTTLPVLIWQRLSSFGPSMLADVAVLSALMALIAVTVVVLQMALAARARAALIGPPQPPLHMSLGRARPLAEGAMGLLVLLTLGLPVTALFGTALVITYGLPLTAETLTLANFEEVLLRQSVTARAFLNSTLAAGTAALILALLAAILAHFLAGPRGMARRAGLGISTLAETTYAIPGIVISIAFILTFLRPLPILGVSIYNTLLIIILAYLCAFFAVALKPATAASLQLDPALDEAAQVAGAGWGMRMRRIFLPLLAPAAASGAILVFLTAYNEITVSALLWSSGTETIGIVIYNLEHGGYTTTAAAMAAVTVIATVALMGLLDLLGRRLPPGVVPWRI; encoded by the coding sequence ATGGTCCTGCCGCTGGCGCAGTTGCTCAGCGCGGGGCTGATGGCTGATGGCACGCTGTCGCTTGCCCCAATGCGCGACGCGCTGGACAGTAGGTCCGTCCCGCGCGCGCTTTGGAACTCGCTTGAAAGCGCCGCGATCTCGGCAGCCCTATCCCTCGTGGCGGGGACCGTGATTGCCCTGCTCATCGGGCTGACGGACCTGCGCGGCAAGGCGGTGCTGACCTTCCTCGTCCTGATCCCGATGATGATCCCGCCCCATGTGACGGCGATTGCCTGGACCCAGGCGATGGGCCCGTCCTCGCCGCTGCTCGGCACGCTTGGACTGGCCCCGCCCCCAGGCTCACCGCATCCGCTTTACGGGCGGGGTGGCGTAATCCTGTTGCTTGCGGTTCAGCACATGCCGCTGGTCTTCCTCGTGATCTTGGCTGCACTCCGGACATTGCCGCGTGAGATGGCCGAGGCGGCGCGGATCTCGGGCGCAGGCCCACGGCGTCTGCTGTTCCGGGTCATCCTGCCGCTTCTGCGCCCCAACCTGCTGGCCGCCTACGCGCTCGCCTTCGTCTCCGCGCTCGGGAATTTCGGCATCCCGGCGCTGCTTGGCATTCCGGGGCGCTACACGACGCTTCCGGTTCTGATCTGGCAACGGCTGTCGAGCTTCGGCCCGTCGATGTTAGCCGATGTCGCCGTGCTCTCAGCGCTCATGGCGTTGATCGCCGTGACGGTGGTTGTCCTCCAGATGGCGCTGGCCGCCCGGGCGCGGGCCGCGCTGATCGGGCCGCCACAGCCGCCGCTGCACATGTCGCTCGGGCGCGCCCGCCCGCTGGCCGAAGGGGCGATGGGGCTGCTGGTGCTCCTGACGCTCGGCCTGCCGGTCACAGCGCTATTTGGCACAGCGCTTGTGATCACCTATGGCCTTCCCCTGACGGCCGAGACCCTCACGCTCGCCAATTTCGAGGAGGTGCTGCTGCGCCAGTCGGTCACCGCGCGGGCTTTCCTCAACTCAACCTTGGCCGCGGGAACGGCTGCCCTGATCCTCGCTCTATTGGCCGCGATCCTGGCGCACTTTCTGGCCGGGCCGCGTGGCATGGCGCGGCGCGCGGGCCTCGGGATCTCGACCCTGGCCGAAACGACCTATGCGATCCCCGGCATCGTCATCTCGATCGCCTTCATCCTGACCTTCCTGCGCCCGCTGCCGATCCTCGGCGTCTCGATCTACAACACGCTTCTGATCATTATCCTCGCCTATCTTTGCGCCTTCTTCGCGGTGGCCTTGAAACCCGCGACGGCGGCAAGCCTACAGCTCGATCCCGCGCTGGATGAGGCCGCACAGGTGGCCGGAGCGGGGTGGGGCATGCGGATGCGGCGGATCTTCCTGCCGCTCTTGGCACCGGCTGCGGCCTCGGGCGCGATCCTTGTTTTCCTGACCGCCTATAACGAGATCACGGTCTCGGCCCTGCTGTGGTCTAGTGGGACGGAAACGATCGGCATTGTGATCTATAATCTCGAGCATGGCGGCTACACCACGACCGCCGCCGCGATGGCAGCGGTGACCGTGATCGCGACGGTTGCCTTGATGGGGCTCCTCGATTTGCTCGGGCGGCGACTGCCACCCGGGGTCGTGCCCTGGCGGATCTGA
- a CDS encoding ABC transporter ATP-binding protein produces MGGRPVMSIALRDVRKSFAAKAAVDGITVDIATGEFFAIVGASGCGKSTLLRLIAGLEKTDAGTIALGGITVSAPDHHITPEARGVGFVFQSYALWPHLDVRVNVAFPAEATGMSRAEAARHADRHLATVALEDYATRRPADLSGGQRQRVALARCLAQGARTILMDEPLANLDPHLRQTMEEELVAFHRSSGATTLYITHDQREAMAVADRMAVMADGRFLQVGPPDEIYACPNSAQVARFIGQGAVQSVAFRDGRTALADHVVELAGTGGAEGTRQAMFRPADITIVGQDEVGVLTGHVTSALYRGGHWEARVVVPGLDEPFLIHSQTLVRAGEGLSLRINGGWLLPEG; encoded by the coding sequence TTGGGAGGCCGTCCAGTCATGTCCATCGCCTTGCGCGACGTGCGAAAATCATTTGCCGCCAAGGCTGCGGTGGACGGGATCACCGTGGATATCGCAACTGGGGAGTTTTTTGCCATTGTCGGGGCATCGGGCTGCGGCAAGTCAACCCTGCTCCGACTGATCGCGGGCCTTGAGAAGACGGATGCCGGGACGATCGCGCTTGGCGGCATCACTGTCAGCGCGCCAGACCATCACATCACTCCTGAGGCGCGCGGGGTCGGCTTCGTGTTCCAATCCTACGCACTCTGGCCGCATCTCGACGTACGTGTAAACGTGGCCTTCCCGGCGGAAGCCACGGGAATGAGCCGCGCGGAGGCAGCCCGACACGCGGATCGCCACCTCGCCACTGTTGCGTTGGAGGACTACGCCACCCGCAGGCCCGCTGACCTGTCCGGGGGGCAGAGGCAGCGCGTGGCGCTCGCCCGCTGCCTCGCACAGGGGGCACGGACGATCCTGATGGATGAGCCGCTCGCCAATCTTGATCCACATTTGCGGCAGACGATGGAAGAGGAACTCGTTGCCTTTCACCGCTCCTCCGGGGCCACCACGCTTTACATCACCCATGACCAGCGCGAGGCGATGGCGGTCGCCGACCGGATGGCGGTCATGGCGGATGGCCGGTTTCTGCAGGTTGGCCCGCCGGACGAGATCTACGCATGTCCCAACTCAGCCCAGGTGGCGCGCTTCATCGGGCAGGGCGCGGTGCAGTCGGTCGCGTTTCGTGACGGGCGCACCGCCCTTGCGGACCATGTTGTGGAGTTGGCGGGAACAGGGGGAGCCGAAGGCACACGACAGGCCATGTTCCGTCCGGCGGATATTACCATCGTAGGGCAGGATGAGGTCGGCGTCCTCACGGGCCATGTCACCTCGGCGCTCTACCGCGGCGGCCATTGGGAAGCGCGGGTCGTGGTTCCGGGCCTTGATGAACCGTTTCTTATCCATTCACAGACCCTGGTTCGGGCCGGTGAGGGACTGTCCCTCCGGATCAACGGCGGCTGGCTGTTGCCGGAGGGCTGA
- a CDS encoding ParA family protein: MSGNLEQFLTDLSRGLERTMVAVNKELTLRQRIKRTWSMRQCSRFLNVSIQYLTKFANANDDFPAGEYVGRERVFTLAELMHMRALLAASAKRPYDYLAWRKPDDPLPVISFASQKGGTAKSLSAAHFAQYLSLHYGMRVGVMDADPQSTITLYFVGGEGLPQMPDENTASMVDFAGLFQSDEAPFTDHDADTLDSFLLKTSWPGLRLLPAHGETSEGEIQIARLVREAPPGKSFYRYLRDAIDRWKGGHPPQTAPNELVQDGKVDVEKLDVALNETLDCIIIDYQPALTLFQLNNVIASSSLVIPQTMKGFDIATLSTFVTGLLGMLQHILAHERIEIGSGANMLLPTIVQRSNAQDLNHIGNMLEHCPTEILPVFYLRSDAISNASDVYQSVYEYEPDTPGKRKGINRFIANADAVNDAIISRLWPGLERGYANAWMDDFYDDDGEDAA, translated from the coding sequence ATGAGCGGTAACCTTGAACAGTTTTTGACAGACCTGTCGCGCGGGCTTGAGCGCACGATGGTCGCCGTCAACAAAGAACTGACACTACGCCAGCGGATTAAGCGGACTTGGTCAATGCGCCAGTGCTCCCGCTTTCTGAATGTCAGCATCCAATACCTTACGAAGTTCGCCAACGCGAACGACGACTTCCCGGCGGGTGAATACGTGGGACGCGAGCGCGTCTTCACCCTGGCGGAATTGATGCACATGCGCGCTCTTCTGGCAGCGTCCGCGAAACGACCCTACGACTACTTGGCCTGGCGAAAGCCGGACGATCCACTTCCAGTCATTTCTTTCGCTAGCCAGAAAGGTGGCACCGCCAAGAGTTTGAGTGCGGCCCATTTTGCCCAGTATCTTAGCTTGCACTACGGCATGCGTGTCGGAGTTATGGATGCCGACCCCCAAAGCACCATCACGCTCTACTTCGTAGGCGGCGAGGGGCTTCCGCAAATGCCTGACGAGAACACGGCCTCCATGGTGGATTTTGCCGGTCTTTTTCAATCCGACGAAGCGCCGTTCACGGACCATGACGCGGATACACTCGATAGCTTTCTGTTGAAGACCTCTTGGCCAGGGCTCCGCCTTCTACCAGCCCATGGTGAAACGTCTGAAGGTGAAATTCAAATTGCCCGATTGGTTCGCGAAGCGCCGCCTGGAAAGAGTTTCTACCGGTATCTTCGTGATGCAATCGATCGGTGGAAGGGAGGACATCCGCCCCAGACCGCACCCAACGAATTGGTTCAGGACGGTAAGGTCGACGTCGAAAAGTTGGATGTTGCTCTGAATGAGACGCTGGATTGCATCATTATCGACTATCAGCCCGCGTTGACACTGTTCCAACTGAACAACGTGATTGCCTCTTCATCGCTCGTCATTCCTCAGACAATGAAAGGATTTGATATCGCGACGCTCTCGACTTTCGTCACCGGCCTGCTCGGTATGCTGCAGCACATCCTTGCGCACGAGCGGATCGAGATAGGTTCAGGTGCGAATATGCTGCTTCCAACCATAGTGCAGCGTTCTAACGCTCAGGACCTGAACCACATCGGTAACATGTTGGAGCATTGCCCCACTGAAATCCTGCCCGTGTTCTATTTGCGATCCGACGCGATTTCCAACGCATCGGACGTCTATCAGTCCGTCTATGAGTACGAGCCGGACACTCCGGGCAAACGCAAGGGCATCAATCGATTCATTGCGAATGCGGATGCGGTCAACGACGCAATCATTAGCCGTCTTTGGCCTGGGTTGGAGCGCGGCTATGCCAACGCCTGGATGGATGACTTCTATGACGACGACGGGGAGGACGCAGCATGA
- a CDS encoding ParB N-terminal domain-containing protein, producing the protein MKRSIPRSLVSKAISQSTEDKQLPDESGASVTSEAVPKPFKGAGSAWKAGALAQSQAAVEQSREQLAADILNGRHELTLSPSQVSDLLGSDRREDWMEQEAFKTLIESIEANGQDTPILVWPEDPNWIPDPLDPTGVDNVPFILLTGRRRHAAAVQLDRKLRAILAPPELRSAHNAQFEMLFVRFRENEARENLGAFERLLSIGEMYNALQDAGEKLTAVAFAARIGVHESIVSRARAVFASKDEILNTFKNAYELSFRDLQAALASLESKPKASARKAATKLTAKRKVGNRNLTLTSANGSLSVKASGVPISKVQLEELSDLIAEYLNKNKEEPSKE; encoded by the coding sequence ATGAAACGGAGTATCCCACGTTCTTTGGTCTCAAAGGCCATCAGCCAGTCAACAGAAGACAAACAACTGCCTGATGAAAGTGGGGCGAGCGTTACTTCTGAGGCAGTACCTAAGCCCTTCAAGGGGGCCGGAAGCGCATGGAAAGCCGGAGCGCTGGCACAGTCACAGGCTGCTGTAGAGCAGAGCAGGGAGCAGCTAGCTGCGGATATTCTGAATGGTCGGCATGAACTTACCTTGAGCCCCAGCCAGGTGAGCGATCTACTTGGTTCCGACCGTCGTGAAGACTGGATGGAACAAGAGGCCTTTAAGACGCTCATCGAGAGTATCGAGGCGAATGGGCAAGATACTCCCATACTTGTTTGGCCTGAAGACCCGAACTGGATCCCTGACCCTCTTGATCCGACAGGCGTGGACAATGTGCCGTTCATCTTACTTACCGGACGGCGACGGCACGCTGCGGCTGTGCAGCTTGACCGGAAGCTTCGAGCGATCCTCGCTCCTCCTGAATTGCGTTCAGCGCACAACGCCCAATTTGAGATGCTATTTGTACGCTTCAGAGAGAACGAAGCTCGCGAAAATCTCGGTGCTTTCGAGCGCCTGTTGTCCATCGGCGAGATGTACAACGCTTTGCAGGATGCGGGAGAAAAGCTGACCGCAGTTGCATTTGCTGCACGCATTGGTGTTCACGAGAGTATAGTGTCCCGCGCACGCGCAGTTTTTGCGTCGAAAGACGAAATCTTGAACACGTTCAAGAATGCGTATGAGCTGAGTTTTCGGGACCTTCAGGCGGCTCTGGCTAGCCTTGAGTCCAAACCGAAAGCGTCTGCTAGAAAGGCAGCTACCAAGCTCACGGCAAAACGCAAGGTGGGCAATCGCAACCTAACGCTGACATCGGCGAACGGGAGTCTCTCGGTCAAGGCGTCGGGTGTGCCGATCAGTAAGGTTCAACTCGAGGAGCTGAGCGACCTGATCGCGGAGTACTTGAACAAGAACAAGGAGGAGCCGTCAAAGGAGTGA
- the repC gene encoding plasmid replication protein RepC: MTQTGWRKPTPGLGVAEQLAQAGERKSIPKHEAFVAVKRVGAYIGLKASDLMLLDTLGAFTQPQDWEERRRPIVWASNAYLMEQTGFSLSALKRHARRLAEVGVIAFKDSPNGKRWGRRNPDGHIIEAYGFDLSPMAARVEEFTELYGHIQAERALCQRLKRQITVARRMIRARIEAALQADLSGAWARYLERFEGLLSRLPRANAASETLEQILSWFTELQQRVEQAYLKAVRADEVVENPATTEVQVTEKIQEMNPKEVISEPHILITKQLDPVISSCSEKEQAAGVAPERPTVVPVERPEQKEQGTEATKLARGVAVDVATVMQACPEFAFWARNMGGYLRDWGDLYRIAGDLKKIIGISDHAWLAAQEAMGKQMAAAAMALVFDKHAKGEIASAGGYLRGMTEKAGAGELHLERSFYGRLSGQAA, from the coding sequence ATGACACAGACAGGTTGGCGCAAGCCGACACCGGGTCTTGGCGTAGCAGAACAGCTCGCTCAAGCCGGTGAACGGAAATCTATACCCAAACACGAGGCGTTCGTCGCCGTGAAGCGCGTCGGCGCCTATATCGGGCTGAAGGCCAGCGATCTGATGCTGCTCGACACGCTGGGGGCATTCACACAGCCCCAGGATTGGGAAGAGCGCAGGCGGCCGATCGTCTGGGCGTCCAACGCTTACCTTATGGAGCAGACGGGCTTTTCCCTCTCAGCCCTTAAGCGCCACGCACGGCGCCTGGCCGAAGTTGGCGTGATCGCGTTCAAAGACAGCCCCAATGGCAAACGCTGGGGCAGACGAAACCCGGACGGTCACATCATCGAGGCCTATGGCTTCGATCTGTCACCCATGGCGGCCCGTGTCGAGGAGTTCACCGAGCTCTACGGGCACATCCAGGCCGAGCGGGCGCTCTGTCAGCGCCTGAAGCGTCAGATCACCGTAGCGCGCCGGATGATCCGCGCGCGGATCGAGGCGGCGCTTCAGGCCGACCTCAGCGGCGCATGGGCGCGGTATCTGGAGCGCTTCGAAGGCCTCCTGAGCCGTCTTCCGCGGGCCAATGCGGCCTCCGAGACGCTCGAGCAAATCCTCAGCTGGTTCACTGAGCTGCAGCAGCGAGTCGAGCAGGCCTATCTCAAGGCAGTTCGCGCGGATGAAGTCGTGGAGAACCCGGCAACAACAGAGGTACAAGTCACCGAGAAGATTCAAGAAATGAACCCCAAGGAGGTCATTTCCGAACCTCATATACTAATTACAAAACAACTAGATCCTGTAATTAGTAGTTGCTCAGAAAAAGAGCAAGCGGCGGGCGTGGCACCCGAAAGACCGACCGTGGTGCCAGTGGAGAGGCCGGAACAGAAAGAGCAGGGAACTGAGGCGACAAAACTGGCCCGAGGCGTGGCTGTGGATGTGGCGACCGTCATGCAAGCCTGTCCGGAATTCGCGTTTTGGGCGCGGAACATGGGTGGATACCTGAGGGATTGGGGTGATTTGTACCGGATTGCCGGCGATCTCAAGAAGATCATTGGAATCTCGGACCACGCCTGGCTGGCGGCCCAGGAGGCGATGGGCAAACAGATGGCCGCGGCAGCCATGGCGCTGGTCTTCGACAAGCACGCCAAGGGCGAGATCGCCTCAGCGGGTGGCTATCTGCGCGGCATGACGGAGAAAGCCGGGGCAGGGGAGCTGCATCTGGAACGGAGTTTCTATGGCAGGCTCAGCGGACAGGCGGCGTAA
- a CDS encoding tyrosine-type recombinase/integrase, with the protein MARNLINNGTKSALEAEITSSASHDAPNIDEHDESVPPEEPGIALPAHVAGSGTLDRLVDTARDYAKASTAENTNKAYAADWKHFARWCRLRGTDPLPPSPEMIGLYLTDLAAPSNGSPALSVSTIDRRLSGLAWNATQRGFTLDRKNRHISTVLAGIKRKHARPPVQKEAILPEDILAMVATLPFDLRGLRDRAILLLGYAGGLRRSEIVSLDVGKDDTPDSGGWVEILDDGAVLTLNAKTGWREVEIGRGSSDSTCPVHALEQWLHFAKIDFGPVFVGTSRDGKRASETRLNDKHVARLIKRTVLDAGIRSELPEKDRLALFSGHSLRAGLASSAEVDERYVQKHLGHASAEMTRRYQRRRDRFRVNLTKAAGL; encoded by the coding sequence ATGGCGCGGAATCTCATAAATAACGGTACCAAATCAGCCCTTGAGGCTGAGATTACGAGCTCAGCGTCCCATGACGCGCCGAACATTGATGAGCACGACGAGAGCGTGCCTCCGGAAGAGCCAGGCATCGCCCTGCCCGCCCACGTCGCCGGATCCGGCACGCTCGATCGCTTAGTCGACACGGCCCGTGACTATGCCAAAGCTTCCACCGCCGAGAACACCAACAAGGCCTACGCTGCGGACTGGAAGCACTTCGCTCGCTGGTGCAGGTTGAGGGGCACGGACCCTCTGCCCCCCTCGCCCGAGATGATCGGCCTCTATCTGACCGATCTGGCCGCGCCGTCGAACGGGTCCCCTGCCCTCTCTGTGAGTACCATTGACCGTCGGCTTTCCGGCCTGGCCTGGAACGCGACGCAGCGTGGCTTCACCCTCGATCGGAAGAACCGCCACATCTCGACCGTGCTCGCCGGCATCAAACGAAAGCACGCGCGACCCCCGGTGCAGAAGGAAGCGATCCTGCCGGAAGACATCCTGGCGATGGTGGCCACCCTGCCCTTCGATCTGCGTGGGTTGCGTGACCGGGCGATCCTGCTTCTGGGCTATGCCGGCGGTCTCCGTCGCTCGGAAATCGTCAGCTTGGATGTCGGGAAAGACGATACGCCCGATAGCGGCGGCTGGGTTGAGATCCTCGACGATGGTGCGGTGCTCACGCTGAATGCCAAGACCGGCTGGCGCGAGGTCGAGATCGGCCGCGGATCGTCCGACTCCACCTGCCCTGTGCATGCGCTCGAGCAATGGCTGCACTTCGCGAAAATCGACTTCGGTCCGGTCTTTGTTGGCACCTCGCGGGACGGCAAGCGCGCATCTGAGACGAGGCTGAACGACAAGCATGTCGCGCGGCTCATCAAGCGCACGGTCCTGGACGCGGGCATCCGCTCCGAACTGCCTGAAAAAGACCGCCTGGCGCTCTTCTCCGGTCATTCGCTGCGCGCCGGTCTCGCCAGCTCAGCTGAAGTCGACGAGCGCTACGTTCAGAAGCACCTCGGGCATGCCTCGGCTGAGATGACCCGCCGCTACCAGCGCCGAAGGGACCGGTTCCGGGTGAACCTGACCAAGGCCGCGGGTCTCTGA
- a CDS encoding DUF1403 family protein, protein MAYAADSFDTLPRMPTWVTSARPEAPEDVAFLSGAALNHLHLVLRRADVPQTLLRARLALRAAEACVTHQGRPELAAELRDAVAFLQPGDSPGPAGEIYLSWRRAVERPVSVKGLHRALPNLDPSQIAAWLDTGQGTPVARAAAVCHAMIEERPRDHTSSLLLANVALAQALGWSHVVPLLAIGLKRGEVRNAGDDLHLACHRAIVTAATEATREGADLARCAARLKEVAPKLRARGSDEAVALFLDRDAVAPAALTSLRSDRAARRFCDRLVELGAVRELTGRDTFRLYGL, encoded by the coding sequence ATGGCATACGCCGCTGACAGCTTCGACACACTACCCCGGATGCCGACCTGGGTCACCTCGGCGCGGCCCGAAGCCCCTGAAGATGTGGCGTTTTTGTCGGGGGCTGCCCTGAACCATCTGCATCTTGTGTTGCGCCGGGCCGACGTCCCCCAGACCTTGCTCCGGGCGCGGCTGGCATTGCGCGCCGCGGAGGCCTGCGTGACGCACCAGGGACGCCCGGAACTGGCGGCTGAATTGCGGGATGCAGTGGCATTCCTACAGCCGGGTGACAGTCCGGGTCCCGCTGGCGAAATCTATCTGTCATGGCGGCGAGCCGTCGAGCGCCCGGTCTCGGTGAAAGGGCTACATCGCGCGCTACCAAATCTCGATCCGAGCCAGATTGCCGCCTGGCTGGACACAGGGCAGGGGACGCCGGTCGCGCGGGCTGCGGCCGTGTGTCATGCCATGATCGAGGAGCGTCCACGAGACCACACCTCGTCACTGCTGCTCGCAAATGTGGCATTAGCACAAGCGCTCGGGTGGAGTCATGTCGTGCCGCTGCTGGCGATCGGTCTGAAGCGTGGCGAAGTGCGGAATGCCGGCGACGACCTGCATCTGGCGTGTCATCGGGCGATCGTGACGGCAGCGACCGAGGCAACACGGGAGGGCGCTGATTTGGCCCGCTGCGCCGCGCGCTTGAAAGAGGTCGCGCCGAAGCTCCGGGCAAGGGGATCCGATGAGGCTGTCGCGCTGTTCCTGGACCGGGACGCGGTCGCGCCGGCGGCACTGACATCGCTGCGGTCCGATCGCGCGGCACGCCGGTTCTGTGATCGACTGGTGGAGCTCGGCGCCGTGCGCGAGCTGACCGGGCGCGACACGTTCCGGCTCTATGGGTTATGA
- a CDS encoding SMC-Scp complex subunit ScpB, producing the protein MAKDHADQALDRELDELPADLRWREWMRRIEAVLFASASPVPREDLARVVGQGASIDLLIDDLMADLEGRSFEVAKVAGGWMLRTRPAYAAAIRTAADVSDQDLNLREYDVAVLAAIAYHQPVTRDGLKDIFGKEISRDLIGRLHAHGLIGTGPRSPRRGAPYTYVTTEQFLVAFDLESLQDLPDREQLEDAGLAGEGPQVAFG; encoded by the coding sequence ATGGCGAAGGACCACGCAGACCAGGCGCTAGACCGGGAGCTGGACGAGCTACCCGCGGACCTGCGATGGCGCGAATGGATGCGCCGGATTGAAGCTGTGCTTTTTGCTTCCGCGTCACCCGTGCCGCGCGAGGACCTCGCTCGGGTGGTGGGGCAGGGGGCCTCGATCGATCTGTTGATCGACGATCTGATGGCAGACCTTGAAGGACGTTCCTTTGAAGTGGCCAAGGTGGCCGGTGGTTGGATGCTGCGGACGCGGCCGGCCTATGCGGCGGCGATCCGGACCGCGGCGGATGTCAGCGATCAGGATCTCAATCTGCGCGAATACGATGTGGCCGTTCTGGCCGCCATTGCCTATCACCAGCCGGTCACGCGGGACGGTCTCAAGGATATCTTCGGCAAGGAGATAAGCCGCGATCTGATCGGCCGCTTGCATGCCCACGGTCTCATCGGCACGGGACCACGATCCCCGCGGCGCGGCGCACCCTACACCTATGTGACAACCGAGCAGTTCCTAGTCGCTTTTGATCTAGAGTCGCTCCAGGACTTGCCGGACCGGGAGCAGCTCGAGGATGCGGGGCTTGCAGGTGAAGGACCACAAGTCGCTTTCGGCTAG
- a CDS encoding Fic family protein: MYVYQYSNRFKLAEYRFMALSDQDVLEFVGENPGAGRDAIRRGVARDVSETTIWRLLKRMVEEGRLEVSGKGRATGYRIAGGAVVRAHLSTPYNRRAPVSYRPEFLDAYVPEKTWYLSASDRKRLLEAGRPQGGAIPAGTYARRILEQLLVDLSWASSRMEGNTYDILQTERLIRFGEEAAGKDRKEALMILNHKEAIQYVVHNLDEIGLRRPDLFAIHALLSDGLLADPAMSGRLRAMPVGISHSSYRPLDDAVTIAEEFDILLHKAAQITDPFEQSFFLLVHIPYLQAFADVNKRTSRVASNIPLLKSDLAPMSFTTMEDSDYIDGLIGVYELNNVSLLRDVYIDAYLASAEKYRILRAEVESPEKAALAYREFVRSAVRRCVLEFKEFRNDAVNEMALAAGVPDADRADVVAYVREQIAGLHEGNVIRYRLKPDDLEGMNLS, encoded by the coding sequence ATGTATGTGTATCAATATTCTAATCGTTTCAAACTTGCGGAATATCGTTTCATGGCCTTGTCGGATCAAGACGTTCTCGAATTTGTCGGCGAGAACCCGGGTGCCGGACGCGATGCCATCCGGAGGGGCGTTGCAAGGGATGTGAGCGAAACCACTATATGGCGTCTCTTGAAGCGCATGGTGGAGGAAGGTCGCCTCGAGGTATCTGGCAAGGGCAGGGCGACGGGATACAGGATCGCCGGGGGTGCGGTCGTCCGGGCGCATTTGTCGACGCCGTACAACAGGCGAGCACCGGTGTCCTATCGACCGGAGTTTCTCGACGCGTACGTCCCGGAAAAGACATGGTACCTGTCTGCATCAGACCGCAAAAGGCTGTTGGAGGCCGGTCGCCCACAGGGAGGCGCAATTCCAGCCGGAACATACGCACGTCGGATCCTTGAACAGCTTCTGGTCGATCTCAGTTGGGCGTCGTCCAGGATGGAGGGGAACACCTACGACATTCTGCAGACTGAGCGACTGATCAGGTTTGGCGAAGAAGCTGCGGGGAAGGATCGAAAAGAAGCCCTGATGATCCTCAACCACAAGGAAGCTATCCAGTATGTCGTCCACAATCTCGATGAGATCGGGCTTCGGCGTCCGGATCTGTTCGCGATCCATGCGCTGCTCTCAGACGGTCTTTTGGCGGACCCGGCCATGTCGGGCCGGTTGCGTGCGATGCCGGTCGGGATCTCGCACTCGAGCTATCGACCGCTCGATGATGCGGTCACGATCGCAGAGGAATTCGACATCCTGCTGCACAAGGCTGCGCAGATCACCGATCCGTTCGAGCAGTCCTTCTTCCTCTTGGTGCACATCCCGTATCTCCAGGCTTTTGCCGACGTCAACAAGCGGACTTCACGCGTGGCCTCGAACATCCCACTTCTGAAATCGGATCTTGCGCCGATGTCTTTCACGACGATGGAGGACAGCGATTACATCGACGGGCTCATCGGGGTCTACGAACTGAACAACGTCTCGTTGCTGCGCGATGTCTACATAGACGCGTATCTGGCTTCCGCCGAAAAGTACCGAATTCTCCGCGCTGAGGTGGAGAGCCCGGAAAAAGCGGCTTTGGCCTATCGGGAGTTTGTTCGCTCAGCCGTCCGGCGCTGTGTTCTCGAATTCAAGGAGTTCCGAAACGATGCGGTGAATGAGATGGCTTTGGCTGCTGGCGTGCCCGATGCTGATCGAGCGGATGTCGTCGCATACGTCCGTGAGCAGATCGCAGGGCTCCATGAAGGCAACGTAATCCGCTATCGGCTGAAACCAGATGATCTGGAAGGAATGAACCTAAGCTAG